GTATTCTGCTTTTTTAACCTAGACTAACTGCATTCAAATAGTAATGCCTAGATGTTTAAGGGTTTACATTCTTAgctaattaaattaaatttttgaaaatttaaattaaattttttaaaaactcaaaTCATGTCTTTGCCTCGTAAATGTTAGAAATTTTACTGTTGGAGTCAGCGATGGGGTCAATATATTACATTGGAGATTAAATTACAACTACTTGCTTATAATAaattcttcaaatgaattacCATGCATGTCATGTTTTGTATTAATTGAAATGATTAGAAGGTAAATTAagacacaaagcttgcttgattaaaatgacaaaacaatAAATAGTCCAACAATGTTGCAAGTATTtgattatcataataaataattatgacaCTACTTTGACAAGAcagcttttttttattataataataaagagAAACAGTAAAGAAAATTCACttgtttaattaagaaatattattaAAGCTTGGCAGAATAATACAACTTCTGTTGAAGTCGCAGAGCGGTTGGAAATATGAAAGCAAAGCGATTGAAAGTTAATTGAGTTTGAGTCTATATCGGCATTTTGAGGAGAAACTCTATCGCAGAATCAGATTCAAGAGCATAATGATTTTCATCCGACATTAAAGAGGAAAGCAATTCTAACTTCTTTTTACGGAACAAAAGGGACAGAGAAGCAAAAGGAGTTAAATTTGATCGTTATCCATGAATGGACTTAAATACAAAAGGCTTTTGATAGCCTATTGCATTTGCAATTTTGATCGAGGCTTGTGACAAGAGTCAGAAATGATATATAAACTGATTTTAACTTCTTTTGACAAATTGTGATAGTAATTTTCAAGAACACTTCATAACGATGTCAGTCCATAAACATTATTCTGTTTATAAGCCTATGTTATGTTAATCTTAAGCCATAATCTTTTATCCCTGCAATTAATGTAATATGTTTGtaagaaaatgaagaaataaaactttgtataacaaaatacagataatttttttttatgcatgcctaaattatgttttttttattatgatattagGTGTGTTTTAGCATAAGTTGGTTAGTTTGAGTATATAGAAAAAGTAGGGACTTAGATTATTCATGCGCTACTTTGACCTCTTGACCCATGTTGATGTTATGCAGAAATAACAGCGGATTGCGCAAACTGTGATATAtaagggaaaacatttgcaagtgtaaatatataatatttttttatgaagtcCTTTGTCTATCTATTGTAAAGGGTTATGAACTATGCATTTGTAAATTTGTACATGCATAATAATGAAGTTCTTTGTCTATCTATTGTAGGGTTGTGTACTTTACCTGTGTGaagatgtacatatataattataatgaaGTCTTCTGTCTATCTTTTGTAGGGTTATTTACTTCTCCATTCACAAGTATCTGGATGGAGAAGAATGGCCGTATCTGAGGGAGTCTGACTACGATCACATCGGGGAGGGGCCAGGGACGGGATTCAACATCAATGTACCCCTCAATGTGGTATGTATATCAGTCATTATGTAACCCCTCAATGTGGTATGTATCTCAGTCATTATGTAACCCCTCAATGTACCCCTCAATGTGGTATGTATCTCAATCATTATGTAATCCCTCAATGTGGTATGTATCTCAGTCATTCTGTAACCCCTCAATGTGGTATGTATATATCAGTCATTATGTAACCTCTCAATGTAAAGTGAATTTGAGACATTATGTAATGTACGTCACCTCAATGTACTAGATAATGAggattaattaaaattatctgtGTTATAATATGTAAGGTCCTCAAGTAACATAAGACTCTTCCAGTGATTTTTGTTTGATAACATGACCTTAACCTTTGACAGATTGGGTGCGACGACAGCGTGTACCTAGCCATACTCTTCAACATCCTTCTCCCTATAGCCTACGAGGTTTGTTCTGGTTGTCTTGCCTTCATTTGTAAAGGTTgtctaaattttatttcatttttttagaaATGCCATTGACATATGACTTTTTTGCCTTTGCTACAAACTTGTTTTGATTGGTATTTTTGTGGTTTTTCAGTTTAACCCCCAGCTGATTTTGGTATCGGCTGGATATGATGCTGCTTTAGGATGCCCAGAGGTAGGCTATTATCATCACCAGTACTTTGTGCAAAAACGTTTTACACATGACTCTAGCTGCAACCATTGAAGTTTCACATTTTAATAGTGGAAAGGGGTTAAAAGAACTCTTTCCTACGAGTGTTTCAGGGTTTTATGGGgcatgtatatttttcattgatttcaggGAGAGATGGAAGTGACCCCCAGTTGCTTTGCTCAGTATGTCAATCAGCTGTCAGCTCTAGCGGAGGGAAAACTGTGTCTGGTTTTAGAGGTATGATGTAGCTAAAAAATagataatataattatgaagtatacatgtactctatagCAGTTTAGCACAATCACAAATCAGAAATCTAAAATCATTCACAACTGGTCAGTGCCAATCCAGAGATACCGatgataatgattattttaatttataaccTGCTGCTTGTTTACAGTGATATGAACACTGATCCAACAACTCAGCTAGAATTGACAAGTAACTATGAGTAAATTGACCATACACAGTGCACATTCTCAACTATTCAGGGATATTAAAGATAAAGACTTAAGACGCATTATTCTGAAGGACAACAATGTCCACATCTCAGTGTTCTGTGATTATGGTACATTGACCCATTTTAAAGTGAGATAACTCTTAATGAGTTGAATTACTCTATTATTAAACTGTCCTGAAAATCCAATTTCAGTCATTTATGCCTTTCAAGGCTTGCAGGTATTCTCTGAAAATCATCAtcacaaacaatatttttatattatttgagtGTGTGTAAAACCTTTAATTTCTTATTTCCAGGGAGGTTACTGCATCAAGACCCTGTCTGAGGGTGTGGCTCTCTCGCTGAAGGCCCTGCTTGGTGACCCCTGTCCCAGGGTGGATCAAACAAAGCGGCCGAATGACAGGTAATTTGATATCTagatacagcaaaactcgtttataacgaatttcaagggaccatcgttatagccgtaattcgctatacatttataatgacttcgtaataaatattatagcgaattcgttataaaataattaagggttttttcCGGTTAACAGTTTTCTAAACTATCGTAAGTTataaattagtacatgtattaccgtcatttacaaaaaatgtcaatataaccatttcatttcaatttttaaaattaattccgtatactatttgaatttgagtatttttatcttaaaattgcatgtttcttcaatgaattttgaaatggaaaaagttcgttataaaaatgataaaatacgctaaaattttgccagcgggggtctttaaattacttcgttatagctgtaaattcgttatagcagtgttcgttatatacatcaattttctatagatttatataagaattttgccgggacatgaataataatttgttatagccgtaaattcgctatatccgtgttcgttatattcgagttttgctgtatcCAACAAAGCGGCCTAATGACAGGGAAATTTATATCTAGATATCCAACAAAGTGGCCTAATAAAAGGGAAATTGATATCTAGATATCCAACAAAGCGGCCTAATGACAGGTAATTTGATATCTAGATATCCAACAAAGTGACCTAATGACAGGGAAATTAATATCTAGATATCCAACAAAGTGGCCTAATGACAGGAAAATTGATATCTAATTATCCAACAAAAGCAGTCTGAGACAGGGAAATTGATATCTAGATATCCAACAAAGCGGCCTAATGACAGGGAAATTTATATCTAGATATCCAACAAAGTGGCCTAATGACAGGAAAATTGATATCTAATTATCCAACAAAAGCAGTCTGAGACAGGGAAATTGATATCTAGTTATCCAACAAAAGCAGCCTGATGACAGATAAATTGATATCTAGATATCCAACAAAGTGGCCTAATGACAGGGAAATTGATATCTAGATATCCATTGAAAGCTAAAgagaaatttaaatatcaagCTAGATGTAAAGGAGATATTGCTCATACCATCCATTGAAATATTCAATGACAGGTAAAGATGTATACCAAAAGACAGGTAAAGAGACCTGAAGGTATTCAACAACAGGTAAAGTAATATCTACATGTAGGTATCCAAAAGAGCAACCAAATTGTAGGTAAAGAAATATCTAAGCGGCTAACGATGTGACCTTATGAAGAAGAAAACTAAGAGAAATCAAAATGACTCAATTAACAGGAAAGTATTCAAAAACGTAACCTATTAACAGATAAAGAGATATCTAGATATCCATCAGCTGACCAAATAACAAGTAAAGAAAAACAAGTATGTATCTAACAAAAAATCCAAACAACAGTAAAGTGTTTAATATAAAGATATTCTATTGATTAACTATGGGTAAAGACTTTTCTAAATATTAAGCATAGGTAAAGTAATGTCTAGATATCCCCAAAAGCACAAAACAACAGGTATAGAGATATCCAAACATCCACATTGATTTCCTCGAGCTGTAATAATAGTGTTGGTGTTGTTCATCTTTCAGTGCTGTGTTGTCCATTTTGAATGTGATCAAGGTCCTGCGGCCATATTGGAGGAGTCTCCGGTACCAGGGAGATTTGGCGTCTATATCACTCAGTCCCCGTACAGGCCTCTTATCCTTACCCCCCAAGTAAGTCATCACACAATTGATTGACAGGGCTCAGATTTTGTGTATGGTTGATGAGCATTctgttattagtcccctaccggttttcaccggagtggactatagctttcctctgcgtccgtccatccgtccgtccgtctgtcccacttcagttttcaacactttttttctttatgcgtttaaGGAATActgtaatatgaaatttgctgaacagcttcaaaatgtcaaactacagatcaagtttacattttgtagcgtctggttgacatattttcgagaaaattaattttttatattccaatttttaatgttctggttcgatattctgcataacagtgcattgttttcacaatttccacaaaccggtaggggacatgtattgcttatgcaatactctcagaatgcttgtttatgaCTGATTTATACTGAGGTTTTTTGTATAGTTGATTCACTCTTtgtattttcaatgatttaatgaaacttttattaaggtggtatgggacatctgtcgatattaatgtggattaaagtactatataattggaaaactttcaccagtttagaattttcaaattttacaatatctaaccaaaaaatagcttttaaaaatatttgaaaaggtaaaaattgtaaaaaccccagcgggattcgaactcatgacttacaggttcgtagtaaaccctcttACCCACTGTGCTCAGTAAGGTGaccatttttggaaagaaactacttatataattacactttattttattgtttatttcgataaacaatacgtcacaacatggaagtgtcccataccaccttaaggtAGTTGGTTTAAACTCTGTTCTTCTCTTAATGATTAAACTTTAATCTTAGTAACTTAATAGTGTGTTTTCTATGGTTGATTTACACTCTTTGTTTTGGTCTGTTTAGGGAGGGGATCAGCTTCTACACCCACAGTAAGCCCGAGTCGTTCTCCCTCGACCAAGACTGCTGGAACCCCGGAGTGATGGAGAGTGCCCACGTCGTGGACGCCCAGGTGGATGAACTTTTGGCTCGTACTGTACATAGGGGGACCAAACACAAGTAAAGTAGGAATATGTACTGTGGCTGGTGCTGACTTTGGGTTTGTGCTGTAGTTTTTGGGATGTTAAACAATTACTAGAGAAGGTGTTTGGAGTGGTGACAACTGCTCAGTAGataattgatttaaactggttaAATATCATTGTAGGTGTTTTTGTAGATATATGTTATAGTCACAAAGATTAGATTGGTTATCCTATCACTTGCTATAACTACTGTTCAGCTTTTCTATTATTTttgtacattgtttttttttttttttttgcatttatcCAGTTATCCCATAACATGTTACAACATTTATTCAGTTGTCCATCTTTAACTTGCTTTTACACCCTTTTAGTTATACTATAACattctttaaatctttttacGTACAATAACATCTAGTATATACCGTAGTTATCCAATAATATGTAACAGAGACActtattgcctctgctggggtttgaacccgggtcctctggcacgccagtccagcactctaccgATCGAGCTTGAGGGTTAACCCTctagccagagctagtaggaatgccatatacctgACTCTATCACAATAACAATAACATTTATTCAGTAAGCTTATAAAGGGCTTTAAACTTTTTCCATTATCCAATCATATACTATAACATCTCGTACAAATAATCATCTATTCAGTTATAACATACTCATATCTGTTCAGCTTTCATATAACCCTGAAACATCCCTATAATTTTGGACTTTATTGACTGAGAAATACTTTATAGTAATGTAATCTTCaaaaattgtgtaaagtatGATTCAAATAAATGACATCTATTGTAAAAGTCTGTCTTTCCTGTCATTAGAACTTTTCTTTATACAGGGTTGGACTTGTATATGAAGATGCTGTCCTGAATCACAGAGACACTGGATTAGGGTAAGGTTTGTGTGAGATGGAGAAGGGCCAAGGTTGTTTTTAAGCTTTAGAAAATGACAAGTGTTTTTGGAAAAGTTTTAaataagggaaataactctgaTTTTGTTAAAAGAGGGGATTAAGGGCAATCATTCAGGAACATTCTGTAGATTTTAGAGCTGTCATAGggcaatatgtcaaaattttGGGAAAGGGACTTCCacatgttttagaaaaaaaataagttatattTGAGAGTTGTtattggcaatttttttttatatggagAAAAAATGTCCCATATAAGCTGAAGAATTCAAACCTGATTTAAGTGCAATTGCATCGATATGACTTTTGACATAtttaagatttgtttattttgttaaataactGCTTTAACTgccacaaaaatattttaaatggaataactacatgtattataattatgaatatattaaaaatgaaatgcattaAATGTGTACAGTTAGAGAACATGCATTTGTGCATAGAAAGAGGTGTGATTAAATGTGTTATCATTTAgacaattgtgaaaggggccatcaaaaacagagaaaaatttACGTAAGTTATACAACACATGTACAAAGTAAGATGTAAGATATTCATGCCTTTCTGTACAGGGGATTTGAGGAATGCCCAGAGAGAGTGGAGAGAATTGTACAGACCCTGAAGAAGACAGGTATCTGGGACAGGTGTTACCACATACAGGTAAAAATCaaccacacccccccccccccccaaattacACTATCATGTGTTAATccattttgaaatacatgtgtatttacattttctagtgTCTCTGTATATTCAGAGTCTGAACTTCATAGATTGCAATGGAACAATGGttgttctttttattagggATGTGGTGTGTGTGAGGGGAGGATGGAGGGGTAGCCCATTGTTTCAAAACTGTTATTCTCATGAGCTTCAGTTGTTGAGTACTGATCTATTTGACCTCTATTTCAGGGCCGGGAGGCGAGGGATGCTGAGCTGTGTCTTGTACATGGGTATGTAGATGTATCGTGCATATTGAGTCAGCAGTCAAACAAAGCCTGCGAGCAAGCAGTTGATTTTCTTGATAACGAACACCTTATAAGCTCAATCTGAGCCACAGTGTTCCTAAAAGCAATCAATTAAGGTGGCTCAGTTTAGTTCAGTcaatatgaacaaaagcccTAGGTGAATTTCGAACTCCTGTATATCTGCAGTTCACAAGCCTGTTAagttaaccactgagctataaCAATATACAACCAaattgattgatacaaacagttttaagaaaacatttatgTCACCATCTTGTAACGtaatgtcttaaaaagtataagtgtagATGTAGTGAGATGCCTTAGtggaaattttatattaattttgtttacttagTACGTCTTTTTCTTTTGCAACTTTTAATAGAGGATGAGTATACTTGTAATCATACATATAATTtcttcttgtttattttttatgctattgaaacataggcgtcggaaccggggggggggggggggggggggggggcttagcccccccactttttttgcaaagttatacctaaccattataaaaatagcatgatagagggttcatccccccccccactttttctcgcaggattagtctagcccccccactttcaatttgcttccgacgccagtgtgaaataaacaaaaaatattagatGATCACAAAACATactgatatataatatttaagaaattcTCTGAGCTCAAAAACTAGGGATGATGCTctgtataattacatgtaacacgtTGAAGTTCTTAAACAAAAGCAAGACAGTCTTATATAGCTTTAGTTATACAACAATACAGACCTTTATGGATTAGAAAAAAGTGAatggtaattttactatgttggtgtatatacgtacatgtaatacaaagaATGAtcagaatttttgttttgtagggAGGATCACATCAGAAGATTTAAAAAGACAATGACAATGGGAGAAGAGGCATTAAGAGTTTACCAGAGTAGTTTTAAGTCAATATTTCTATGTCAGGTATGTTGAAGTGATtacttttgcaaatattttttttattctgatgactttactaaaaaacaaaaatactgaAGAATCCTTATTGTTTGCGAGTATTTAATTCTGCGATTCAaccattttgcatcaaatcgcaaAGATATGAAATCGCAAACACCAGATTTTTATCATCATGATAGTTTCTTTAGTTTAAatctgtcagaaaaataaaagctagATTTTAAAATACGTGAGAAGTGCCTTTTGTGACACtatgcggatattaattcctcgcatttaattaGAACTTTACAGTATTAATTTCTGTATGATTTTCTCAGGGGTCAAGAAGTCATCACATGCCTAATTCTAAGGTGTTGATTAACTTGTATAATGTGATAGTGATACACTAGTGTATTTGTTACAGATAATGACAAAGTTAattcttttctgttttgttcACAGGAAAGTTTTACTTCAGCAGCCTGGGCTGTAGGCTGTTCCTTATCTGTGATAGATTCTATACTGACCAATCAGGTGAGGCCTTACATGTCATCAACCAACCAGAAACCTATTCTCTAACTCTTTGACCAATCAAGTCAAGACTCAAAAGTGCATTATCAGACCTTGATTTTGCTACAATTTTATTGGTTAAAATTACTTCTTACATCTGAATTTATGTCGATATTTGAATAATTGATATACCTGTATCAACTTTCTAATGTTTCAGTGTCAGAGTGGTGCTGCCATTGTAAGGTAGGATTCTCAGATTTTGTctattaaatttttctttctACCTTCATGTTTCTTCTTTCCCATTGTTGTATCTGTTCATCTGTCTTTCTAAAAATCTCTGTCTCCATCTTTCTCTCTTCTCTGTCcttgtctctgtctgtctgtctgtctgtctctcctctctctctctctctctctctctctctctctctctctctctctctctctctctgttacaTTTTCTATTTCTGTGTTCCAGGCCCCCTGGTCACCATGCTGAGAAGAATGACATGATGGGTTTCTGTTTGTTCAACAATGTGGCAATAGCGGCTAAGTACGCCCAGGTCAAGCACGGAGTTCAAAGGCAAGTGCTAGAATAATGATTACAGCATTAAGACCATCTGTACTCCTGTGTTTGTTTTGATTTCAGGTTTTCGTCACCATGAGTATATGAGCCAGGTCCTATGATATTGCGGTAGTTAAATCATTTTGTCGACAAATCTATCAATACggaaattttttcaaaaactaatgttATTGCGAGTTTCCTCTATTATATACCTCAGTGATGTTGAGTGTGCCTCTGCTTACTATCTCTAAAAATATCCGGATGTCATGCTACTGTACATAAACAGAAATACCGCGATACCATAGAACCCGCGATATGATAGGAAACAAGTATATGTAATATGGCATACAAAATAGTGCATAAATTACAATATCTATTCAGTACAACAACTGAATTTGGACTTTGGAGTTATCTGCCCTTGTGTTTGATAAATGAAGTGCAAGTAGTTCAATGTTGTGCTTACCCTTGTTGAACCAAACTAAAATTTCATATAATGATGAGATGAAATATGAcgatatttcaaattttatgttcatttaaaaataaactaatttttttttcaaaacatcgttcaaacaaacaaaaacaggtgTGATGCTTTGATCTGTAGAATAAAGATCACAAGACAAATGTTGCATGTATGtcagaatgttttttttcttcaggatTCTGATTATAGACTGGGACATTCACCATGGAAACGGAATCCAGAATATGTTTGACAATGACCCAAAGTAAGTAACATATCGGAACTGTGGTATTGACAATAACCACATTATCATTGGTAGACTTTGACCCACAATGtctctgtatgaactttttctCCTTCCAGTGTCCTGTTTATATCCTTACACCGCTTTGACAACGGTTCTTTCTATCCGTACGGAGGTAAGGGTTACCACAAACAGAGCGGGGGACCGGACGCGCAGGGACGCACCGTCAACATCGCCTGGAATGATGTAAGTCAGCCGATCTCTGCCTTCGTTGTGTATTTACAGGTGctcaattaaaatgaaataacttaaaaatagaACAGAAGTTTTGGAGATTCTGG
This genomic window from Crassostrea angulata isolate pt1a10 chromosome 8, ASM2561291v2, whole genome shotgun sequence contains:
- the LOC128157789 gene encoding histone deacetylase 6-like isoform X1, producing MASASEESTSCNRTGVVYDDLMASHFHMWNEDFTEKPERYTSIVERCRHYGLLDRCTKIQCREATDEEILTLHNPDHLKILKMSESMSKEEMEALSQKYDYLYFHKDILRNSRLALGATLNMLDEILYGKVRNGFAIVRPPGHHAMYNEFNGYCLLNNVALAAKRALDLHGLERILILDWDVHHGQGIQYFFYNDPRVIYFSIHKYLDGEEWPYLRESDYDHIGEGPGTGFNINVPLNVIGCDDSVYLAILFNILLPIAYEFNPQLILVSAGYDAALGCPEGEMEVTPSCFAQYVNQLSALAEGKLCLVLEGGYCIKTLSEGVALSLKALLGDPCPRVDQTKRPNDSAVLSILNVIKVLRPYWRSLRYQGDLASISLSPRTGLLSLPPKEGISFYTHSKPESFSLDQDCWNPGVMESAHVVDAQVDELLARTVHRGTKHKVGLVYEDAVLNHRDTGLGGFEECPERVERIVQTLKKTGIWDRCYHIQGREARDAELCLVHGEDHIRRFKKTMTMGEEALRVYQSSFKSIFLCQESFTSAAWAVGCSLSVIDSILTNQCQSGAAIVRPPGHHAEKNDMMGFCLFNNVAIAAKYAQVKHGVQRILIIDWDIHHGNGIQNMFDNDPNVLFISLHRFDNGSFYPYGGKGYHKQSGGPDAQGRTVNIAWNDGSKGDADYISAFHHLVLPLAYEFAPDLVIVAAGFDAEKTDSLGGYRLTPAVFGHMTRMLMGLADGKVALILEGGYSLEGTSQCMNMCVSALLGDPLPNIHNAVPSKSGVEAICKTMEVQEAFWKTLLFRVELPSEEQLEVIKAEKAQKLCT
- the LOC128157789 gene encoding histone deacetylase 6-like isoform X2, encoding MSESMSKEEMEALSQKYDYLYFHKDILRNSRLALGATLNMLDEILYGKVRNGFAIVRPPGHHAMYNEFNGYCLLNNVALAAKRALDLHGLERILILDWDVHHGQGIQYFFYNDPRVIYFSIHKYLDGEEWPYLRESDYDHIGEGPGTGFNINVPLNVIGCDDSVYLAILFNILLPIAYEFNPQLILVSAGYDAALGCPEGEMEVTPSCFAQYVNQLSALAEGKLCLVLEGGYCIKTLSEGVALSLKALLGDPCPRVDQTKRPNDSAVLSILNVIKVLRPYWRSLRYQGDLASISLSPRTGLLSLPPKEGISFYTHSKPESFSLDQDCWNPGVMESAHVVDAQVDELLARTVHRGTKHKVGLVYEDAVLNHRDTGLGGFEECPERVERIVQTLKKTGIWDRCYHIQGREARDAELCLVHGEDHIRRFKKTMTMGEEALRVYQSSFKSIFLCQESFTSAAWAVGCSLSVIDSILTNQCQSGAAIVRPPGHHAEKNDMMGFCLFNNVAIAAKYAQVKHGVQRILIIDWDIHHGNGIQNMFDNDPNVLFISLHRFDNGSFYPYGGKGYHKQSGGPDAQGRTVNIAWNDGSKGDADYISAFHHLVLPLAYEFAPDLVIVAAGFDAEKTDSLGGYRLTPAVFGHMTRMLMGLADGKVALILEGGYSLEGTSQCMNMCVSALLGDPLPNIHNAVPSKSGVEAICKTMEVQEAFWKTLLFRVELPSEEQLEVIKAEKAQKLCT
- the LOC128157789 gene encoding histone deacetylase 6-like isoform X3, whose translation is MLDEILYGKVRNGFAIVRPPGHHAMYNEFNGYCLLNNVALAAKRALDLHGLERILILDWDVHHGQGIQYFFYNDPRVIYFSIHKYLDGEEWPYLRESDYDHIGEGPGTGFNINVPLNVIGCDDSVYLAILFNILLPIAYEFNPQLILVSAGYDAALGCPEGEMEVTPSCFAQYVNQLSALAEGKLCLVLEGGYCIKTLSEGVALSLKALLGDPCPRVDQTKRPNDSAVLSILNVIKVLRPYWRSLRYQGDLASISLSPRTGLLSLPPKEGISFYTHSKPESFSLDQDCWNPGVMESAHVVDAQVDELLARTVHRGTKHKVGLVYEDAVLNHRDTGLGGFEECPERVERIVQTLKKTGIWDRCYHIQGREARDAELCLVHGEDHIRRFKKTMTMGEEALRVYQSSFKSIFLCQESFTSAAWAVGCSLSVIDSILTNQCQSGAAIVRPPGHHAEKNDMMGFCLFNNVAIAAKYAQVKHGVQRILIIDWDIHHGNGIQNMFDNDPNVLFISLHRFDNGSFYPYGGKGYHKQSGGPDAQGRTVNIAWNDGSKGDADYISAFHHLVLPLAYEFAPDLVIVAAGFDAEKTDSLGGYRLTPAVFGHMTRMLMGLADGKVALILEGGYSLEGTSQCMNMCVSALLGDPLPNIHNAVPSKSGVEAICKTMEVQEAFWKTLLFRVELPSEEQLEVIKAEKAQKLCT
- the LOC128157789 gene encoding histone deacetylase 6-like isoform X4 gives rise to the protein MDLCQKQVVLWDEKVRTNSLIHPFKKEFKADPETGQEILWTPVRVIYFSIHKYLDGEEWPYLRESDYDHIGEGPGTGFNINVPLNVIGCDDSVYLAILFNILLPIAYEFNPQLILVSAGYDAALGCPEGEMEVTPSCFAQYVNQLSALAEGKLCLVLEGGYCIKTLSEGVALSLKALLGDPCPRVDQTKRPNDSAVLSILNVIKVLRPYWRSLRYQGDLASISLSPRTGLLSLPPKEGISFYTHSKPESFSLDQDCWNPGVMESAHVVDAQVDELLARTVHRGTKHKVGLVYEDAVLNHRDTGLGGFEECPERVERIVQTLKKTGIWDRCYHIQGREARDAELCLVHGEDHIRRFKKTMTMGEEALRVYQSSFKSIFLCQESFTSAAWAVGCSLSVIDSILTNQCQSGAAIVRPPGHHAEKNDMMGFCLFNNVAIAAKYAQVKHGVQRILIIDWDIHHGNGIQNMFDNDPNVLFISLHRFDNGSFYPYGGKGYHKQSGGPDAQGRTVNIAWNDGSKGDADYISAFHHLVLPLAYEFAPDLVIVAAGFDAEKTDSLGGYRLTPAVFGHMTRMLMGLADGKVALILEGGYSLEGTSQCMNMCVSALLGDPLPNIHNAVPSKSGVEAICKTMEVQEAFWKTLLFRVELPSEEQLEVIKAEKAQKLCT